The following proteins are co-located in the Trichormus variabilis 0441 genome:
- a CDS encoding long-chain-fatty-acid--CoA ligase — protein sequence MNISQNVERGCCLFPNKPALIFEGLYFTYKQLNEMANRVANALLGLGIERGDRIALLLPNIPEFVISYLGILKIGAIAVSINPNLQSDELKFILNDCGAAVLVTTETLREKLPKVDLPHLKHIIIAEGQAGEAIALSEFMANASPNARAVEIERDEPAAILYTSGTTGFPKGATLSHGNVISNMHSMKHCCEMRPNDQILLFLPMFHCFGQNAVLNSGLNTCATIILQRSFDPETVLTTISEYNITIFFGVPTTFILLCDKASIRDLDSVRYYFSAAAGLPVEIAKRWQDKFGKVINQGYGLTETSPLASYNHELRYKLGSIGSPIENVEMKIVSLDDGCEVAPGELGEIVIRGVNVMLGYWNRPAETAKAMKNGWFHTGDIGQIDELGYFYIVDRLKDMINNGGLKVYPAEVENVIYQHPGIAEVAVYGVPDSVLGEQVKASIVLKPDQAVTEAEIIAFCYQKLAQYKVPSAVEFVSSIPKNPTGKILKRLLRQENSAAPSHTVVSKTQTSASVKVSYQTAELIENWIIDWVVRKLAVAAQSIDQSKSFADYGLDSVRAVKLAQELSEWLGYPLEATIVWNFSTIESLARHLASQKITQPTELAKTKPESNLHTENLLVSVELPTNNAEPTESADLKALSDAEIAELLTKEIATVKQRRLV from the coding sequence ATGAATATTTCCCAAAATGTGGAGCGTGGTTGCTGCCTTTTTCCTAACAAACCAGCGCTCATTTTTGAAGGTTTATATTTTACTTATAAACAACTCAATGAAATGGCAAATCGCGTTGCCAATGCTTTACTGGGGTTGGGGATTGAACGTGGCGATCGCATAGCATTATTATTACCAAATATTCCTGAATTTGTGATTTCCTATCTAGGGATTCTCAAGATTGGGGCGATCGCAGTTTCTATTAACCCAAATCTGCAAAGCGATGAACTCAAGTTTATTCTCAATGACTGTGGAGCAGCTGTACTCGTAACCACAGAAACGCTGCGAGAAAAATTGCCCAAAGTCGATTTACCCCACCTCAAGCACATCATAATTGCTGAGGGGCAAGCAGGTGAGGCGATCGCCTTGAGTGAATTCATGGCCAATGCTTCCCCTAACGCCCGTGCTGTGGAGATAGAACGTGATGAGCCAGCAGCGATTCTTTATACTTCTGGTACAACAGGTTTTCCTAAAGGCGCTACTTTATCTCATGGCAATGTGATTTCCAATATGCACTCCATGAAGCACTGTTGTGAAATGCGCCCTAATGATCAAATTTTACTATTTTTACCGATGTTCCACTGTTTTGGGCAGAACGCAGTTCTCAATAGTGGACTGAATACCTGTGCAACGATCATTTTACAGCGATCGTTCGACCCAGAAACGGTACTGACAACCATCAGCGAATATAATATTACAATCTTTTTTGGTGTTCCCACTACTTTTATTCTTTTATGTGATAAAGCATCTATCCGCGATTTGGATTCAGTGCGTTACTACTTCTCTGCGGCCGCAGGTTTGCCTGTAGAAATTGCCAAACGTTGGCAAGACAAGTTTGGTAAAGTCATCAACCAAGGGTATGGTCTGACAGAAACATCACCATTAGCTAGTTATAACCACGAATTGAGGTACAAACTCGGTTCTATTGGTTCACCAATTGAAAATGTCGAGATGAAGATTGTCAGCCTGGATGATGGTTGCGAAGTTGCCCCTGGTGAACTCGGTGAAATCGTGATTCGCGGTGTCAATGTCATGCTAGGTTACTGGAATCGCCCGGCTGAAACTGCCAAAGCCATGAAGAACGGATGGTTTCACACCGGTGACATTGGTCAAATAGACGAATTAGGCTACTTTTACATCGTTGACCGCCTCAAAGATATGATCAACAACGGTGGATTAAAAGTATACCCAGCCGAAGTTGAAAATGTTATTTACCAGCATCCAGGTATTGCAGAGGTAGCTGTCTACGGTGTACCAGATTCAGTACTAGGTGAACAGGTGAAAGCTAGTATTGTCCTCAAACCAGACCAAGCGGTTACAGAAGCAGAAATCATTGCCTTCTGTTACCAGAAACTAGCTCAATATAAAGTTCCTAGTGCCGTCGAATTTGTCTCCTCCATCCCCAAGAACCCCACAGGCAAAATACTCAAGCGGCTACTTCGGCAAGAAAATTCTGCTGCGCCTTCCCATACTGTGGTTAGCAAAACGCAAACATCTGCGTCGGTAAAAGTCTCTTACCAAACTGCAGAATTGATCGAAAACTGGATTATCGATTGGGTAGTGAGAAAATTGGCAGTAGCAGCCCAGTCAATCGACCAAAGTAAGTCATTTGCAGATTATGGATTAGATTCCGTCAGGGCTGTCAAGTTAGCCCAAGAATTGAGTGAATGGTTGGGATATCCCTTAGAAGCAACTATAGTCTGGAACTTCTCGACCATCGAATCTTTAGCACGCCACCTAGCCAGTCAAAAAATTACCCAACCGACAGAATTAGCCAAGACAAAGCCAGAGTCTAATCTGCACACAGAAAATCTGTTGGTGTCTGTAGAATTGCCGACAAACAACGCAGAACCGACCGAATCAGCAGACTTAAAAGCACTCTCAGACGCGGAAATAGCTGAATTACTCACCAAAGAAATTGCCACAGTTAAACAAAGGAGATTAGTATGA
- a CDS encoding HAL/PAL/TAL family ammonia-lyase yields the protein MKTLSQAQSKTSSQQFSFTGNSSANVIIGNQKLTINDVARVARNGTLVSLTNNTDILQGIQASCDYINNAVESGEPIYGVTSGFGGMANVAISREQASELQTNLVWFLKTGAGNKLPLADVRAAMLLRANSHMRGASGIRLELIKRMEIFLNAGVTPYVYEFGSIGASGDLVPLSYITGSLIGLDPSFKVDFNGKEMDAPTALRQLNLSPLTLLPKEGLAMMNGTSVMTGIAANCVYDTQILTAIAMGVHALDIQALNGTNQSFHPFIHNSKPHPGQLWAADQMISLLANSQLVRDELDGKHDYRDHELIQDRYSLRCLPQYLGPIVDGISQIAKQIEIEINSVTDNPLIDVDNQASYHGGNFLGQYVGMGMDHLRYYIGLLAKHLDVQIALLASPEFSNGLPPSLLGNRERKVNMGLKGLQICGNSIMPLLTFYGNSIADRFPTHAEQFNQNINSQGYTSATLARRSVDIFQNYVAIALMFGVQAVDLRTYKKTGHYDARACLSPATERLYSAVRHVVGQKPTSDRPYIWNDNEQGLDEHIARISADIAAGGVIVQAVQDILPCLH from the coding sequence ATGAAGACACTATCTCAAGCACAAAGCAAAACCTCATCTCAACAATTTTCTTTTACTGGAAATTCTTCTGCCAATGTAATTATTGGTAATCAGAAACTCACAATCAATGATGTTGCAAGGGTAGCGCGTAATGGCACCTTAGTGTCTTTAACCAATAACACTGATATTTTGCAGGGTATTCAGGCATCTTGTGATTACATTAATAATGCTGTTGAATCTGGGGAACCAATTTATGGAGTGACATCTGGTTTTGGCGGTATGGCCAATGTTGCCATATCCCGTGAACAAGCATCTGAACTCCAAACCAACTTAGTTTGGTTCCTGAAAACAGGTGCAGGGAACAAATTACCCTTGGCGGATGTGCGCGCAGCTATGCTCTTGCGTGCAAACTCTCATATGCGCGGTGCATCTGGCATCAGATTAGAACTTATCAAGCGTATGGAGATTTTCCTTAACGCTGGTGTCACACCATATGTGTATGAGTTTGGTTCAATTGGTGCAAGTGGTGATTTAGTGCCACTATCCTACATTACTGGTTCACTGATAGGCTTAGATCCCAGTTTTAAGGTTGACTTCAACGGTAAAGAAATGGATGCGCCAACAGCTCTACGTCAACTGAATTTGTCACCCTTGACATTGTTGCCGAAGGAAGGCTTGGCGATGATGAACGGCACTTCAGTCATGACAGGTATTGCAGCAAACTGCGTCTACGATACTCAAATTTTAACTGCGATCGCTATGGGCGTTCACGCTCTAGATATCCAAGCTTTAAACGGAACCAATCAATCATTCCATCCATTTATCCATAATTCCAAACCACATCCTGGTCAATTATGGGCAGCAGATCAGATGATTTCTTTGTTAGCCAATTCCCAGTTAGTTCGTGATGAGTTAGATGGTAAACACGATTATCGTGATCACGAGTTGATTCAAGATCGTTACTCACTCCGATGCCTTCCCCAGTATTTGGGGCCAATCGTTGATGGAATTTCCCAGATTGCCAAACAAATTGAAATCGAAATCAACTCAGTCACCGATAACCCACTAATTGATGTTGATAACCAAGCTAGCTATCATGGAGGAAATTTCCTCGGACAGTACGTGGGTATGGGAATGGATCACCTGCGTTACTATATTGGGTTATTGGCTAAACACCTAGATGTGCAGATTGCCCTCCTCGCCTCACCAGAGTTTAGCAATGGACTACCACCATCTTTATTAGGCAACCGAGAACGTAAAGTCAATATGGGACTCAAAGGTCTGCAAATATGCGGTAACTCAATTATGCCACTGTTGACCTTCTATGGAAATTCCATCGCCGATCGCTTTCCTACCCATGCAGAACAATTTAATCAGAACATCAACAGTCAAGGATACACTTCAGCGACTCTAGCCCGCCGTTCTGTGGATATCTTCCAGAATTATGTGGCGATCGCTCTGATGTTTGGAGTCCAAGCTGTTGACCTCCGCACATATAAAAAGACTGGTCATTACGATGCACGCGCCTGTCTATCACCTGCAACTGAGCGCTTATATTCAGCAGTCCGCCACGTAGTTGGACAAAAACCAACTTCAGATCGCCCATATATTTGGAATGATAATGAGCAAGGACTGGATGAGCATATTGCCCGGATTTCTGCTGATATCGCTGCTGGTGGTGTGATTGTGCAAGCAGTTCAAGATATCTTACCCTGCTTGCATTAA
- a CDS encoding MFS transporter: MTEFTSTKSNSPFSTGLPALYSIAFLSGISIGLFNPFISTLMAQHQVDDLWIGANSTVYFLVIALGTPLVVKVLPKLGLRKTMMLGLTMMGISAPLFTMTTSMPLWFIIRAVMGIACCLYLVSGNTALNHFCHEGNRAIVNGLNALAFTFGFGIGPVIGSAFYNVSPKLSFLLGSALIFSGVIVVWIALPDKAVVFQQSSRSRIFNKLKLPLQGAFAYGFAESTLVSLYPVYLLRQNYNIEQIGYTFAVFVVGGLLSTVPVTHIADKFGRLKVLFMSVFIVILSFLSLSLIQNSTATQIFAFIAGASISPIFPLAMALIGAKLSRNELSSGSALFTAIYSFGCTAGPIASSLAIKVFGDSYIFSLTIIIFAIFLVYLSIPNKNFRTYLLNVARKIH; the protein is encoded by the coding sequence ATGACAGAATTTACTTCAACGAAATCAAATTCCCCTTTTTCTACTGGATTACCAGCTTTGTATAGCATAGCTTTTTTGTCTGGTATTTCTATAGGGCTATTTAATCCCTTTATCTCAACATTAATGGCGCAACATCAAGTTGATGATTTATGGATAGGAGCAAATTCTACGGTGTATTTTCTAGTCATAGCGTTGGGAACACCGTTAGTAGTAAAAGTATTACCCAAGTTAGGGCTTCGTAAAACGATGATGCTTGGCTTGACAATGATGGGTATTAGCGCTCCTTTGTTTACCATGACTACATCAATGCCTTTGTGGTTCATTATACGTGCTGTTATGGGCATTGCTTGTTGTTTATATTTAGTCAGTGGAAACACTGCATTGAATCATTTTTGTCATGAAGGTAATCGAGCGATAGTTAACGGTTTGAATGCTCTAGCTTTTACTTTTGGATTTGGTATTGGCCCTGTAATTGGTTCTGCTTTTTATAATGTTTCACCAAAACTTTCATTTTTGTTGGGTAGTGCTTTAATTTTTAGCGGTGTAATTGTAGTTTGGATAGCTTTACCAGATAAGGCAGTTGTTTTTCAACAATCTTCACGTTCCAGAATTTTTAACAAACTCAAACTTCCCCTTCAGGGCGCATTTGCCTATGGTTTTGCCGAATCAACGCTAGTTTCTTTATATCCGGTTTATCTGCTACGACAAAATTACAATATAGAGCAGATCGGCTATACCTTCGCTGTATTTGTAGTTGGCGGCTTGCTCTCTACTGTTCCCGTTACTCACATAGCAGACAAATTCGGCAGACTCAAAGTTCTGTTTATGAGTGTGTTTATCGTCATATTGTCGTTTTTATCTCTTTCATTGATTCAAAACTCTACGGCTACCCAGATATTTGCATTTATTGCTGGAGCTAGTATTAGTCCAATTTTTCCCTTAGCAATGGCATTGATTGGTGCAAAACTCTCTAGAAATGAACTATCTTCTGGCAGTGCTTTGTTCACGGCTATATATAGTTTCGGATGTACTGCTGGGCCGATCGCTTCATCTTTAGCTATCAAAGTTTTTGGGGATAGTTATATATTTAGTTTGACAATAATTATCTTTGCCATATTTTTGGTTTACCTGAGTATACCAAATAAAAATTTTCGTACCTATTTACTTAATGTGGCACGGAAAATACATTGA
- a CDS encoding thioesterase II family protein codes for MTARLIVDPWISCPQPNPKAQLRLFCFPCAGGTTSTYSTWTNKLPKDVEVHLVQLPGRGRRLQEPSYTNFLPLVQTLASNIRPYLNMPFAFFGHSMGATLSFEIARLLRQEYNLRPVHLFAACCPAPQKPILKPFIHKMPETEFLAELCDRYNAIPKAILQNEQMLQLFLPCLRADFTILETYIYKSEMPLECPISVFGGLQDKAIKVDALEAWREQTSSYFNLQMFPGEHFFLHNSQSLFLQSLSQHLDYLLAINNN; via the coding sequence ATGACAGCAAGACTAATAGTTGATCCTTGGATTAGCTGCCCTCAGCCTAATCCAAAGGCCCAACTTCGCTTATTCTGTTTTCCATGTGCAGGGGGTACAACTTCAACATATAGTACCTGGACAAACAAATTACCAAAGGACGTAGAGGTTCACTTAGTTCAACTTCCTGGAAGAGGACGGCGATTGCAAGAACCCTCATATACCAATTTTTTACCTCTTGTTCAAACTTTGGCATCAAACATTAGACCGTATCTGAATATGCCATTTGCTTTTTTTGGCCATAGCATGGGTGCAACACTTAGCTTTGAGATAGCGCGTCTACTCCGTCAAGAGTATAATCTTCGCCCTGTTCATTTATTTGCTGCTTGTTGCCCTGCTCCTCAAAAACCAATACTCAAACCGTTTATTCACAAAATGCCTGAGACTGAATTCCTGGCGGAACTTTGCGATCGTTACAATGCAATTCCCAAGGCGATTTTGCAGAATGAACAAATGTTACAACTTTTCTTACCTTGTCTGCGAGCGGACTTTACGATACTAGAGACATACATTTACAAAAGTGAAATGCCCCTCGAATGCCCAATCTCTGTATTTGGAGGTTTGCAGGATAAAGCAATTAAGGTTGATGCTTTAGAAGCTTGGCGTGAGCAGACTAGTAGTTACTTCAACCTGCAAATGTTTCCTGGAGAACATTTCTTTTTACACAATTCACAATCACTCTTTTTGCAGTCATTATCCCAACATTTAGATTACCTGTTAGCTATCAACAACAATTAA
- a CDS encoding alpha/beta hydrolase family protein — translation MNFLSSKKQSSTVIVGALMITLGVERSAAAATFNPAPIFDSAAHYATTIPRSDGGVDATDIYYPVVSNTDKSSLPIALFLQGALVDKSDYSNFANTVARYGFVVVVPNHIRTAISPMGAVTGLIAEQQQVNDVLTYMQSEKSQGVSPVANLLDPSILVLLGHSFGGAVGIAAIQGNCFAVLCTEDFNRPDELKAGVFYGTNVRIGQTSGGLPIIDNDDIPIALVQGNRDGVATPANAQETYASIQDPPKAFITIPGANHYGITNEDNLIREPIRPTLEQNVAIETIARWSALFLRGTVLNDKGAFDYVFNSGDALDPNVNVESVTKPIPEYTSVVSLLGLGVIGASSLLRQKQKLITK, via the coding sequence ATGAATTTTCTCTCCTCAAAGAAGCAATCATCAACGGTTATAGTTGGGGCATTGATGATAACTTTAGGAGTAGAGCGAAGTGCTGCGGCCGCTACATTCAACCCTGCTCCTATTTTCGATAGCGCGGCTCACTACGCTACCACGATTCCTAGAAGTGATGGTGGTGTAGATGCTACTGATATTTACTACCCAGTTGTTTCCAATACCGATAAGAGTTCACTGCCCATTGCTTTGTTCTTGCAAGGAGCGCTTGTTGATAAATCTGATTACTCAAACTTTGCCAATACCGTAGCGCGTTATGGGTTTGTAGTAGTCGTACCTAATCACATCAGAACTGCTATCAGTCCAATGGGTGCGGTTACAGGATTGATCGCTGAACAGCAGCAGGTAAATGATGTTCTAACTTATATGCAGAGTGAGAAATCTCAGGGAGTATCACCTGTTGCTAATCTACTCGACCCCAGTATCCTAGTCTTGCTTGGTCACTCATTTGGAGGCGCAGTAGGAATTGCTGCGATTCAGGGTAACTGTTTTGCCGTTTTATGTACGGAAGATTTTAATCGACCTGATGAATTGAAGGCTGGGGTGTTTTATGGTACTAACGTTCGGATCGGCCAAACTAGTGGAGGGCTTCCGATTATTGACAATGATGATATACCTATTGCTCTAGTGCAGGGTAATCGAGATGGTGTGGCAACTCCCGCTAACGCTCAAGAAACATACGCAAGCATTCAAGACCCTCCCAAGGCGTTTATCACCATTCCTGGTGCTAATCATTACGGCATTACCAATGAAGATAATCTCATACGTGAGCCTATCAGACCAACGCTAGAGCAAAATGTGGCAATTGAAACCATTGCCCGTTGGAGTGCGCTTTTTTTACGCGGAACTGTACTCAACGACAAAGGAGCATTTGATTATGTATTCAACTCAGGTGATGCGTTAGATCCAAATGTCAATGTGGAGAGCGTTACAAAACCTATACCTGAATACACTTCTGTTGTTAGTTTGCTGGGATTGGGGGTAATAGGTGCAAGTTCACTGCTAAGGCAGAAGCAGAAGTTAATTACAAAATAA
- the psb34 gene encoding photosystem II assembly protein Psb34, whose amino-acid sequence MYTTINEDGVLNNYATEPQMYYAEYPAIWEQRKYVIQSVFATLIVTTLVLVALSVS is encoded by the coding sequence ATGTATACCACCATTAACGAAGACGGCGTTCTCAATAACTATGCAACTGAACCCCAGATGTACTATGCTGAGTACCCCGCAATTTGGGAACAGCGCAAATACGTTATACAGAGTGTGTTCGCTACTTTAATTGTCACTACTCTAGTTTTGGTAGCTTTAAGCGTTAGCTAA
- a CDS encoding GNAT family N-acetyltransferase yields the protein MELLRHWDEQPHVVDSDPNDDWGWEVELDRAPEWREQLIAEIDGRPIGFIEIIDPLRDDSHYWGDVPANLRAIDIWIGEETDLGQGYGTQMMQLALARCFADPLVTDVLVDPLASNTRVHPFYERLGFRFVEPRRFGDDDCFVYRMNRADWHLET from the coding sequence TTGGAGCTGCTACGACATTGGGATGAACAACCTCATGTAGTTGACTCAGATCCTAACGATGACTGGGGCTGGGAGGTAGAACTTGACCGCGCCCCCGAATGGCGGGAGCAATTGATTGCTGAAATTGATGGTCGCCCCATCGGATTTATCGAGATCATCGATCCGCTACGTGATGATAGTCACTACTGGGGTGATGTTCCGGCGAATCTTCGCGCTATTGATATTTGGATTGGGGAAGAGACTGATTTGGGTCAAGGCTATGGAACCCAAATGATGCAGCTTGCACTTGCTCGATGTTTTGCTGATCCGCTTGTGACGGATGTTCTCGTTGATCCACTTGCCAGCAATACCCGCGTTCACCCCTTTTATGAACGTCTTGGTTTTCGATTTGTTGAGCCTAGACGATTTGGTGACGATGATTGCTTCGTCTATCGCATGAACCGAGCAGATTGGCATCTGGAAACTTAA